A segment of the Labrus bergylta chromosome 11, fLabBer1.1, whole genome shotgun sequence genome:
CAAAAATCCATATCCTTCCTATGAAGGAGCTGAGACTTTGGCCCTCCTTTGACCTACAGTTTGAGAATCCTCATGTTGTGTAAATTGCACAACCTCTAATTATCTGATGATGTAACTGCAAGATTCAAAGAGGGCTGTTCTTCAGTTTGATCTTTATCAAACCCCTGGAGGTTGTCAGTGAGATATCGGCTTTGAACTCCTGCCTCAACTTTCCTCATTTCCATAATGACTCCTTCTGTGGTGCAGTGAATCCGTCAGTCGACTCCCCTGAAGTCAGCTTAAAGCAGAGGAACACAACATGTAGGGAGACATTTGGTGCATCCGCTAAACTCGGCAGGTTTTCTGTTATTTACAATGAGAGGGTAACGAATGATTCAGCCACTCTCACAGAGGACATACGTTCATAGCATATTAATAGTTAGTGACAGCATGAGAAACACATGGCAAATAGATGGAAGGAtgggtaaataaaacaatgaacaaagaTGAGTCAAACagttactttatttatgttCAGGTAAAAACATGAACCTGATGCAGTAAATTATTGCAGATCTTAGAAACCAGCACATGAACGATTGGGCCAGGAGAACATACAGTGGCGCCCTCCCCTGGCCTTAGACTGCAGGTGCACACCACGGTTTGTTCCAAGCCAGCagtgcaaagaaaaaataataataatcaactACAGCaagaaataaagacaatatagaaaattaaaaaaaaaaaaaaaaaaagtaaagcagACATTCTCACCTCAAACAGGGTGTGAAACTGCATATAAACTTTATTCCATAAATGAACTTGAAATGCTATCTGGCCATGAAACGATAAAATGCGACCAGCCATATTTTGTGCCCAGCTACATTATGTGTTGAGGGTTGCTCAGAGCTTGGTCTACCAAGATAACCCTACACATCAGGTAGGGCCCAACAGAAAGACACTAAACTCTATCAAAAGAAGAGCAAAACAAATTTACCTGATCAACACATTGGTTACAACTCTTCGTTTGAGCTGAAGCTCTCTAGAATAAAGGAGGCCAGAACACAATCTCAACTCGGGTAGaggggtggaaaaaaaaagaaaagaagataatATGCGCTCATCACTACCCGCATTCAACCAACTGCAACTCTCGTTTCCACAACTTGAAGCAAAAAGACACACAGGGGGGAAGAAAAGCCGAACCAAAATGCAACACACAAACTGGGGCCAATATAATACAGAagaaaatgcaaacagacaaactgaggggcaGAGACATGAGAACTAAGAGCTATTCTATCAAATGTGTAGAATGAGCAAAGTCTGCAAATTTGTCTGTACAAATGATCTTTGGAGCTAAAGTAAACCTAGCTTGCTCGATGgaccccacccccctccctccctccctcccagcCCAGTCCTCCCCTACACCCAGTGACGCTGTCCACCACTCTGGAGAGGAGAcgtcccttttttaaatatcacatagcaatgcaatttaaaatgtcacccagatgttttcatctttttttaacattactCAACTACTGATATAAGTttgactctcttttttttaatattttaagttCTGTGAGTCATGGAACACCCTtccattttttgtatttttttatacttttttgagaGACAGGGGcagcaaatatatatttaaagtcttaattTTTCTGCAAGCTGCTTTCTCTAACAAGAAGGCTGTACATGAGCCTTAATGTATGTGATTACAAAAAAACTAAGAAGGAAGTCATGATTTCATCAGTCGCTGTAGAAGGCATTTTAATGTGAGATGTGGAGAGATCAGGAAAGGTGGAAGGACTGCTGGCCCTCGCGGGCCGCAATCAACAGTTTCTCTCGCATGGTCTCTATGCTGGAGTAGTCAGGCAGCTTCAGGTAGTTAACACAGGTCATGACTGAGGGGAGAAAGTCGTCCGGGTTCTCTGTTGACTCGAAGGTCTTCCTCACAATAGTCAGAGGGGGATTGAGGCTCCGGAAAcctgagagaaaacacaaggTGTCAGGCAGACATGTAGAACACTATTTTTGTTATATCAACATTTTAACTccacaaacaaataactaatttaattgtaacaacacctgcatccTAAGTTCATCTGTTTAATATTCATAAAAGTCACATCCATTAAATCTCTAACTTGGTTCATAGATGATCATAAGTCAAGGATCTTCTGTGTGTCTCCTGCTTTTTAGTAATGTTTCCATATGACCGTCTTTGATGGGTCGTCTAAATGAGATGACTCACCTCCAACAGGCAGTCTGGGGCTCCCTGTGACAAACTGAAGGAAGAGTCTCTGCTGCTCAGCATCGAAGCTGCTCAACACCTCAAACAGGAACCGCACGGCACGGCTGCGAAGACACAAGACAGAATGAGCATCAAATGTGTTCAAATTTCACTTACATCTACATAGTGTCATGTATTTCATTTAACTGCACACTGaatgaaattgaatttttgaTGGTGGGTAAGTTGGTGGTGAAATGAAGCCTTCAAGCCCCAGCACTTATCAGAAGGTAACTAGATGGTCATTAAGACTCAGTGCAGGTCACCGCTTGACTAAAGCTACATGGCTTTAGAGGCTATGAGCGTCTTTGTAGTAATTAGTAAGATGATCTTTCCCTTTCTGTCATGGCCTGACCTACTCACCTGTCATGTGTGTAGCCGTGGTCCGGTCGACAGCACTCCATCAGCGTCTTGACGTCCCACGTCTCTGATTTACTGCCACACAGCAACTGATCCAGCTGCAGCAGGGAGGACAGATGAAACAAGATtcagaaagagaacaaaaggGACACTCATAATTCATTGTCTACGAGTTGGACGAATACATAATCAGACATTTAAAGGAACAggcaaacttaaaaaaattgatGTGGTTGAATTCTACTGATTTgtagacacatttattttaatttagaaTGACTGATTCAGAGTTAATGTAGCTGCTGATACTTTTATTGAATGCATCGTACTGTAAAAAGACAGAATTGAGTGAAAAGAATCAGGAAATGGGCTTACCTCCTCTGGATAGAAATACTGCAGGTGATGCAGGGGGAAGACTGACTCGAAGCCTTCCCTAAAGGACTCAAACTGTCTGGATACTCCTTCATTCAGAGTCCAGTAGACCACCAGCTggaggaagacaaaaagaaaaagttcacCTTAAGAGCAACCCCACATACACAGACGTATGTTATGAAACAGAGAACAGGTTTTACATACCCTGAGGTACTCCTCCAGGTTGTAGATTGTGACTGGGACGTCTTTGCCGCCCTTTTTCAGCTCAATGTTTGGGAATCCTGGGAGGGTGAAGTCCAAGCCCAGGTCCTCCACTGAGCAGCCGTTCATGTTCAGGCTCTCTAATGCCTGCTGTAGAGTTTCCCTCGtctgttacagaaaaaaaacaattgatatCATAAGCCCTATCCAGACAGCCGTTTCAAAGCGTGATATTTATGTTTCtacttcaatctgaatgttgcaaCAGCAAATTGAggggacaaagtgatccccCTATGTACTATCTacggaggtagtaacagagaaATCATTGGATCAGCAggggagcacagcgctgtgtgtgtgtgtgtgtgtgtgtgtgtgtgtgtgtgtgtgtgtgtgtgtgtgtgtgtgtgtgtgtgtgtgtgtgtgtgtgtgtgtgtgcatggagctcccgctgtgccgtgcttccgcaatgcaatgtgaatttacagactgGGATGGGAATAAAACACCATCctggaatcaatatgaatgtacaaagacgtaatGACAGCTGAGCTTAATCACAGCACTTGTATGGAAACATTGTGAAAAGAGCAATAGAGACAAGTGGAGAAACAGTGAAGGAGACGTGCTATTCAAGTGACAAATTACCCCAGGAACATGGATGTCCCCTGTGCTGTGCTTCACCTGTGATCGGTCCTGTTCCAGCCTCTTCTTCTGGCGGATTATGTCTTCCAGGTGCTGGATGGACTTGGCCACACCGGGGTCAATGTTCACCAGGTCGTGGGAGCTTATAGACATCTCATGCCGTAGCATCCACTTATAAAATGGTAGGCCCAGGGGCAGGTCCAGCTGGGAAAGGAGCAGGAgaaagtggttaaaaaaaaaaaaacaggaaatgaaaatgttttctcttaatAACATTATTTTCCTCCTGGCAGAAGAGCATTAATGCTCAGTTGAACATACAAGTGTATAAACAGAGATAATGCTGTTACCAGTCTGAAGTCCATAATGGCTTTGGCCATAAGCTTTCCTAAGAAACGGAACTTCATTTTGATTTTGGCTATGTGTGCTGGTTTGGTTGTCCTGCCGAAGGGAACAGCAAACAGTCCTCTGGAGCTGAACATGTACTTAGTTGCCTCTTGGCTTCCTGTTTGGGCAGAGACACAAGTACCGTGAGAGCAAGTCAGATACATTTGCTACACCATCAAACATTAATGAATTCCAACCACCATCAAAACCTCATTAATTAAGGAAAAGGGATATGAGCACGAAAAGCCAACATGACGTGCTACGTTAATCGGGGGGTTTAAAGCTGAGGAGACAAATGTGGTACCTTTAGGGTTGGCCAGTGTGACCTCTTCACCCCTCCACAGGCCGAGGTCGGCCCGCTGGAGCTCCTGAGACACCAGAGCGTAAAACTCAAGAGTGGGGCCAAGACCCGTGCCCACCTGatgaaaggtaaaaaaagaacaatagaTTTGTAGCATGGTTATGTTTTAAGATCATGACCTGCactaataaacaaataaagattgattgaagattgattgattgcagATGAAGATGCATTAAAAAGCTCAAAGTACCTCGTTCTCGTACTGAATCTCCAACATTGCCCTGGAGCTGCCGAGGTCTTGCATAACAGACTCGGCCTGTTTTAGCAGCTCATCGCGGTTTATCGTcctctgaaagaagaagaaaggaaagaaaataaaggataaaaaaaaataggtttaaTCGAGATTAAATGTTATCtgaatgtaaacacaaaaagaaagagaagattAAATATCGTTTCAAATTCCAGTCAAACTGAAGCTGATGACAGATTTACTGACGACTATGTATACTCTAGTTTAACATGGCAACATGCTGCACCTTCTTCCTGTCGAGACGTGGTGCAACTCTGCTGTCCTGagaatctgattggttgatctCTGGGTTTGTGTCCAACAGGCGTTGCATGGCTCTATCGCGATCAAAGGCAGTTACATAAAATAACATTTGCCGGGTGTCAAAGGGGAAGAAGAAggggctgcagagagagagagagagagaaaatcacATGTGAGAACCAAACCATACTTTTCAAAGATACCAACCGCAGTATGGCTGTTTTAGTATACAGGTTGGATTCTCGTTCCTCTGTAAGTTAAAAGTATGAAACACTTACCAGGTCTTTCCAAGCTCAATGAGCCAAGTGGGAATGTTCCCTGTCATGATGACCAGCGGGTCTTGTAGCTGACGATTAGCTTTGGCTGTCAGCTTACTGTTTATAAACTCACTGTTGGGGATTATTTCCTTACACACAGCATTCtgcaaaacagacaaaagatgTTCATTCTTTAGTTAATGTCATGAAACTATAAACTAAACTGATTGCATGTAGGCCTTGAACAATGCATTGAGAGGAAGCTTTAGATCAGGATGACTTTTTTCATACAATTACTGAAGCCATTTTAAAGTTCATGATTTGAGTTTTCATGAGAGTCCATAACTTTAGCTGTCAAGTGAGAGATATATAAATCTTGGACAGAAACAAACTTTCTCTCTCGTGTTACTCTTTAGGAATGACACTTACTTCGTACAAGTAGAACCAGTATCTACTGATGGAGTGCATGACTCTCAGCAGCAGGTTGACCTCCAAAGAGGGGTCATCAAAGGTTATAGTCTCCGGTGGCTCCGAAGTGAGGTATGTCTCTAAGGGATTGAGGACACTGGGACACACACCATCTGGAAGGGAGTGAACAGGGGGTGTAATGAGGAGGACTGAACAGATTCCGATGGTAAAATAGCCACACGAGGACAACTTGTACCCTTACTGCAACAGCTGCTGTGTAACAGATTACATGCGTACAACTCATTAAAGTTTGAGGAAGCATTCGTTctaaggaatttaaaaaaaattcccacCATGCCACAGCTCGTCCTGCTTCTTGGCGTTGCGAGGTGAGGTTTTGGTGGGAGCGGTCTGGGCTCTGCCCCTCTTTCCTCCCACAGCGTCTTTGCTGCCTTCTTCGTCCTCTCTCACAGGCTTATACCTGCCAGAAAACAAGACACCACATTAGAGTTGCGCATCCTCACTGGTCTCACGATTTGATATCACGATGCATCCTCAATTTCCTATATTACTGCACATAGCTACTTTTTCTTAAGCAGACACAAACAGTCAGAAATATGAACTCATTTTGTatgatttaaaaagtgctttagaCCGCAATGTCCTTCTCAAtataagttaaaataaataaattatggaGGTACAGTATAGGTAATAAGTTTAcgtttctgtgtgtttagtttattatactagAGAGTCACTGTGTGTTCCCTTCTCAGGACGTTGTAGCCTTTGGCTGTGAGTTTTGTTCAGGGTTAGtttcttttctgtcctttttattttagacGAAAAGTTGCTACAGCTGTAGACACTCAATTTCCATATAtgaatgtttcacattaaaagaacTACAACTACAGATAGGCCAGGGGCTTTTATTGCAAAGAACTTGTCGGAAATAGAACGTGTTTATCGTGTATCGAACACAACTTTAGCAGAGGTGTACTTATTAGTGGTGATTCTCGATGAGAAGTcaactgtgtttacagccgctcTTGATCATGAACCATAgccacagcccccttcttttagttatcctggacttaagacagcgaggcatcagtttaaacacaccttaagCTGTTATGAAGATGCTAACCTATGCTGCGGTCGGCTGAAGAGACACCGAGTGAAgccgtttcagcctgcagcggagCACTGTGGTCTCAGCGTACAGGACCAACTGACACTGCTCATGAAGTCAACAAGCACAGGAGTGGGACTCAATTTgcgttgttttctgtcacaaatccctctgttagcGTACATTACTTTCGTTTAATCCCCACTGTGACCGATAGgcaaaacaaactcactcaaaGCTGCGCTAAACAACCGCATTTATCGGTTGGCAGATGCTTTTTTCCAACCCTCTTTAGCATGGATTACATCCTGTCCCTGCATCGATGCATTAATCTTCAAGTCTGCATTGCGATGCaattaaatgattattttcaaCACCCCTACATCATATTGTCTCTGTAAGAGTGCTTGATGTCCATCACCTGGTAAACCAGGAGCAATGCTTCTTTTCCCTCGTGACAAAGTGAACTTTTAAATGTGGATAAAGTTTTTTAACCCTTCAGAGATGGACTTATAAGATTCAACAATGAAAAAGTCAGTGAAGGTGAAAgcagaacataaaaaaagagaactaTTCTGTGTACATAAGGTTTAGAAAAAGATGTGGATTTTTACCAAATTGTGTGCGTTTTGGTCCAGATGCCAGCTCGCCCAAGTGGGTTTGCTTCATCATCTGTCGACTCCCTTTCCTCTTCTGCCTGAAGGCTGTACTGCCGCACAGCCTGGTATACCGTCATGTTGTACGGTAGCAGGTGGTCACCTATGTAGAACTGTAGTCTGTGACGCACACTGCCAGAATTCAAGAACTGTGCCGCCTGGGTAAACAAAACATAACATACAGTATGAGTATTACATGTACAGTTTATTGATATTAAATGACAACGGGGCAGAAGTATGTACAGATTCAAAGATGAGGATTATCTGGCATGATCGAAATTACATACCAGTGATTCATCTATTTCATCATCTGAACCATCATCGTCActgtcttcatcctcctctcggATTCGGCCGTACCCTTGAAAGTCAAGATTTAATGTTAATGTCACAGCAAAATAGAGAAACACTGAACAGCCCTGATGTAAATCTTCATTTAACAGGAGCTGCTAGTGGTCCCATCTTTATTAAAAGAGGCCCATCGTTTGTTTAACAGTCCCTCACCTCTGACAACAAGATATCTCTCGATGGCTTGCACGAGGGCCAGGGGGTCTATCTTCACAGGGCCGCCTTTCCACTGTTTAACATTAGTGCAATCTGGGTGTCTCTGCAGCTGACACTTGAGCTGGTGCGTGTTGAAGAACTTCAGTGCCTGAGAGCCCCTGAAGAGACAAATTGGTTCAGTTAAGTGTtaggaaatatatatataaaaagaaaacatgtctaTGGTCATTTTTATCAATATGAACCTACTGACCTGCTGCCATTGCCATTACCACTGGGGAAATCATGCACTTTGACAGGAAACTGCTCCATTTGGCTGAGACAGCTGTTCATTTTGTGCACCAGTGCCAGGTAAGGTCCATTCTCTGCTGGGTCCAGACGCCCCACGGGCTCCACTCCTGGAACCTTCAGACCAAACAGgagggtataaaaaaaaaaaagaaggttaaaTTCTGAAAATGCTCAACTTCCAAAGATTGTAACTATTTGAAAATGTCATGTAAAATAACATGTTTGAGTCCCTCACCGGACAGCCAGCAAACACGTGGAGGAACCTCTTGAGCCGCACATCCCGGCTGAGCAAGTCCCGGTCGCTGTGGGACGTCAGGTATAACAGCAGCTGCTTGACCAGCCCACTGTGCTGTATCTCAAACGACGACACATCAGATTCTGATACAATACTGGAGATCTCCACCAAGCACTCCATACCACCGTCCACCTGGGATATTGGAACAAGATAAACCATCAGAGAAAGGTCTCAGTGCTGGGAGTTACATTACCAAAATGTTTGCTGAACCCAGCTTATCTAACTTATTTGTTTTCTCtatttgtctctcttttattttccaaactGTAACTCTTATCAATTACAAACTCAACTTTAAGGAACACCTCTTAAATGAGTCCAGAAGTTTTTAATTTGTAGATAGGTGTTCAGTAATATTGAATGGTATGTTTTACCTGCAGGTTCAGCTGCTCAGTGGCTGTGCAAAGTCTCTGGAGTACATTCAGTGCAGGGTTGCTTCCATCCACAGTTTCAGAGTTGAAGTAGCGCTCCACAAACTTACTTGCCTGTTCTTTGATCCAGGCCTTAATTTTGTCTCTAAAAATgagtaacagaaaaaaaaggtaccACTGATCACAAACAGTAGCTACTACATTCACACCACAGCGAGTAACTGACCAGTGTGTTTCTGACTCTCAACATCAATAACACTGTACCTGTTATTTGATATTGAGTCCTTGGGAGGTGCCCTCGCCAGGCCGCTCACCCCGGCTGTGCGTGAGGGTTCTGAGTTGGCGTTGTTTGTCTGGGCACCCAGTTTGCCCCAAGTTTTGGGATTAAGACTGGCCAAGAAGGAAGATTTTGGTGACTGGGTACTGGTAGGGCTCTTGGCTATAAAGAACAAAAGAGGTAGGTTAGTACGATAACCTGTGAGCTTAGAACAGATCCAAGACCACAAAGAGCAATTTCAACTCATGACAGTACAGAAGTGCTTCAAGCTAAGAAGAAGAGAGATATTAATGCTGAACAATTCCCTTTACCAAATATAACAGAATGCAACATTGGATCTGCTGCTAGACTTGTGTGAACACTGGAGATAATACTTTTGATTGTAACACTGTAACTCACCCTGATTGTCTCCTTTATCATCATCTCTTGGGGGAGAGTATTTGGGCCTTCTGGGCCCTCTTTTAGGTAGCCGCTTCCTCTTTAGGACATCACTCAACCGCCTTGTTGGAGTaagaaataataattaatatgcTGCTTGGCAAAGaaatacaacataaaaacaattaacaTACATAAATCAAAGTACCTAAATGAGCAGTCAAAAATGTCTAGTATGTTTTGCTCTTCAGTTTCTAGTTTCTATATAGTTTGTGAAGCAAACTGTCAGAAGGTCAGAATTAGCTCCATCAGTTTTTAGATGGTTCAACACAGAGATGCGACCGTGGTTTGCTTTCTTAGCACAGTTTCAGCATGACATTTTGCCCAGCATTACAAGGCCCCACACTTACCCCTGTGGGCTGAGGTCCAGGGAGTCATCCATGCTGTGCTGGAAGCTAGGTGAGCCCAGATCAGGAGTTGCATTATTAGCAGATGTGGTGGATGCAGTGCTGATGGTGGTGGTGCAAAGACTGGCTGTACCACTAGGGCAAGCCTTTGGGGGACTAGTGACCAGAAAGCTCTCAGCCTCAGAGAGGTTCTTCACCTGGTGCATCACACCTTGAAAACAGGGCGGAAACAGACATCGC
Coding sequences within it:
- the trip12 gene encoding E3 ubiquitin-protein ligase TRIP12 isoform X4, whose product is MSNRPNSNPGGSLRRSQRNTAAAQPQDQTVAGRLQSEQVKHKANSPPESRRPNSKASKATASTATGQSRGHSSRRSGLSLSVASVVLQDEPEAAGTSEQERPGQQSKSEGTRGLKRSEAPDQISTFRPTPAKKPKSLPPPRDNTSETKKGPTKSKKKSFAAEPPALSGRSQSKKSGASGASPIQKRKKADSLPGLSSTAGSLPNRTEGKTAKPTKLASKSAASAKAGCSNVTDSSSSASTSSSSSTTGTNSATTQGARVKQGKDQTKARRSRSASSPSPRRSTRDKEQAKTTSSSKFEWAARFNPKVNLPKPKLSLPGSSKTETSKPGPSGLQAKLASLRKSTKKRSESPPAELPSFRRSTRQKTTGSCASTSRRGSGLGKRGAADARRQEKMADSDNNQDGANSSAARTDEASQGASASSSVAGAVGMTTSGESESDDSEMGRLQALLEARGLPPHLFGPLGPRMSQLFHRTIGSGASSKAQQLLQGLQATGDESQQLQAAIEMCQLLVMGNEETLGGFPVKSVVPALITLLQMEHNFDIMNHASRALTYMMEALPRSSAVVVDAIPVFLEKLQVIQFIDVAEQALTALEMLSRRHSKAILQAGGLADCLLYLEFFSINAQRNALAIAANCCQSITPDEFHFVADSLPLLTQRLTHQDKKSVESTCLCFARLVDNFQHEENLLQEVASRDLLTNIQQLLVVTPPVLSSGMFIMVVRMFSLMCSNCPCLAVQLMKQNIAETLRFLLCGASNGSCQEQIDLVPRSPQELYELTSLICELMPCLPREGIFAVDVMLKKGSAQTTEGAIWQWRDDRGLWHPYNRIDSRIIEINEDTGTARGIQRKPNPLANPNPGSHQEVRREDARAQLMKEDPELAKCFIKTLFGVLYEVYSSSAGPAVRHKCLRAILRIIYFADAELLKDVLRNHAVSSHIASMLSSQDLKIVVGSLQMAEILMQKLPDVFSVYFRREGVMHQVKNLSEAESFLVTSPPKACPSGTASLCTTTISTASTTSANNATPDLGSPSFQHSMDDSLDLSPQGRLSDVLKRKRLPKRGPRRPKYSPPRDDDKGDNQAKSPTSTQSPKSSFLASLNPKTWGKLGAQTNNANSEPSRTAGVSGLARAPPKDSISNNRDKIKAWIKEQASKFVERYFNSETVDGSNPALNVLQRLCTATEQLNLQVDGGMECLVEISSIVSESDVSSFEIQHSGLVKQLLLYLTSHSDRDLLSRDVRLKRFLHVFAGCPVPGVEPVGRLDPAENGPYLALVHKMNSCLSQMEQFPVKVHDFPSGNGNGSRGSQALKFFNTHQLKCQLQRHPDCTNVKQWKGGPVKIDPLALVQAIERYLVVRGYGRIREEDEDSDDDGSDDEIDESLAAQFLNSGSVRHRLQFYIGDHLLPYNMTVYQAVRQYSLQAEEERESTDDEANPLGRAGIWTKTHTIWYKPVREDEEGSKDAVGGKRGRAQTAPTKTSPRNAKKQDELWHDGVCPSVLNPLETYLTSEPPETITFDDPSLEVNLLLRVMHSISRYWFYLYENAVCKEIIPNSEFINSKLTAKANRQLQDPLVIMTGNIPTWLIELGKTCPFFFPFDTRQMLFYVTAFDRDRAMQRLLDTNPEINQSDSQDSRVAPRLDRKKRTINRDELLKQAESVMQDLGSSRAMLEIQYENEVGTGLGPTLEFYALVSQELQRADLGLWRGEEVTLANPKGSQEATKYMFSSRGLFAVPFGRTTKPAHIAKIKMKFRFLGKLMAKAIMDFRLLDLPLGLPFYKWMLRHEMSISSHDLVNIDPGVAKSIQHLEDIIRQKKRLEQDRSQVKHSTGDIHVPGTRETLQQALESLNMNGCSVEDLGLDFTLPGFPNIELKKGGKDVPVTIYNLEEYLRLVVYWTLNEGVSRQFESFREGFESVFPLHHLQYFYPEELDQLLCGSKSETWDVKTLMECCRPDHGYTHDSRAVRFLFEVLSSFDAEQQRLFLQFVTGSPRLPVGGFRSLNPPLTIVRKTFESTENPDDFLPSVMTCVNYLKLPDYSSIETMREKLLIAAREGQQSFHLS
- the trip12 gene encoding E3 ubiquitin-protein ligase TRIP12 isoform X3; the encoded protein is MSNRPNSNPGGSLRRSQRNTAAAQPQDQTVAGRLQSEQVKHKANSPPESRRPNSKASKATASTATGQSRGHSSRRSGLSLSVASVVLQDEPEAAGTSEQERPGQQSKSEGTRGLKRSEAPDQISTFRPTPAKKPKSLPPPRDNTSETKKGPTKSKKKSFAAEPPALSGRSQSKKSGASGASPIQKRKKADSLPGLSSTAGSLPNRTEGKTAKPTKLASKSAASAKAGCSNVTDSSSSASTSSSSSTTGTNSATTQGARVKQGKDQTKARRSRSASSPSPRRSTRDKEQAKTTSSSKFEWAARFNPKVNLPKPKLSLPGSSKTETSKPGPSGLQAKLASLRKSTKKRSESPPAELPSFRRSTRQKTTGSCASTSRRGSGLGKRGAADARRQEKMADSDNNQDGANSSAARTDEASQGASASSSVAGAVGMTTSGESESDDSEMGRLQALLEARGLPPHLFGPLGPRMSQLFHRTIGSGASSKAQQLLQGLQATGDESQQLQAAIEMCQLLVMGNEETLGGFPVKSVVPALITLLQMEHNFDIMNHASRALTYMMEALPRSSAVVVDAIPVFLEKLQVIQFIDVAEQALTALEMLSRRHSKAILQAGGLADCLLYLEFFSINAQRNALAIAANCCQSITPDEFHFVADSLPLLTQRLTHQDKKSVESTCLCFARLVDNFQHEENLLQEVASRDLLTNIQQLLVVTPPVLSSGMFIMVVRMFSLMCSNCPCLAVQLMKQNIAETLRFLLCGASNGSCQEQIDLVPRSPQELYELTSLICELMPCLPREGIFAVDVMLKKGSAQTTEGAIWQWRDDRGLWHPYNRIDSRIIEQINEDTGTARGIQRKPNPLANPNPGSHQEVRREDARAQLMKEDPELAKCFIKTLFGVLYEVYSSSAGPAVRHKCLRAILRIIYFADAELLKDVLRNHAVSSHIASMLSSQDLKIVVGSLQMAEILMQKLPDVFSVYFRREGVMHQVKNLSEAESFLVTSPPKACPSGTASLCTTTISTASTTSANNATPDLGSPSFQHSMDDSLDLSPQGRLSDVLKRKRLPKRGPRRPKYSPPRDDDKGDNQAKSPTSTQSPKSSFLASLNPKTWGKLGAQTNNANSEPSRTAGVSGLARAPPKDSISNNRDKIKAWIKEQASKFVERYFNSETVDGSNPALNVLQRLCTATEQLNLQVDGGMECLVEISSIVSESDVSSFEIQHSGLVKQLLLYLTSHSDRDLLSRDVRLKRFLHVFAGCPVPGVEPVGRLDPAENGPYLALVHKMNSCLSQMEQFPVKVHDFPSGNGNGSRGSQALKFFNTHQLKCQLQRHPDCTNVKQWKGGPVKIDPLALVQAIERYLVVRGYGRIREEDEDSDDDGSDDEIDESLAAQFLNSGSVRHRLQFYIGDHLLPYNMTVYQAVRQYSLQAEEERESTDDEANPLGRAGIWTKTHTIWYKPVREDEEGSKDAVGGKRGRAQTAPTKTSPRNAKKQDELWHDGVCPSVLNPLETYLTSEPPETITFDDPSLEVNLLLRVMHSISRYWFYLYENAVCKEIIPNSEFINSKLTAKANRQLQDPLVIMTGNIPTWLIELGKTCPFFFPFDTRQMLFYVTAFDRDRAMQRLLDTNPEINQSDSQDSRVAPRLDRKKRTINRDELLKQAESVMQDLGSSRAMLEIQYENEVGTGLGPTLEFYALVSQELQRADLGLWRGEEVTLANPKGSQEATKYMFSSRGLFAVPFGRTTKPAHIAKIKMKFRFLGKLMAKAIMDFRLLDLPLGLPFYKWMLRHEMSISSHDLVNIDPGVAKSIQHLEDIIRQKKRLEQDRSQVKHSTGDIHVPGTRETLQQALESLNMNGCSVEDLGLDFTLPGFPNIELKKGGKDVPVTIYNLEEYLRLVVYWTLNEGVSRQFESFREGFESVFPLHHLQYFYPEELDQLLCGSKSETWDVKTLMECCRPDHGYTHDSRAVRFLFEVLSSFDAEQQRLFLQFVTGSPRLPVGGFRSLNPPLTIVRKTFESTENPDDFLPSVMTCVNYLKLPDYSSIETMREKLLIAAREGQQSFHLS